The Proteiniphilum propionicum genome contains the following window.
CCTGGAAAGAGTTCTGGAGAAAAAAGGTGACCATGGAGTATCCCGAGAACAGGGAGAGGTTGGTCATCTCAGGCCGATGGCGTGCCGAACTGGTGATGCCTCACGATGAGAACAATGAACATGCCTGTACGGCGTGCGGTATTTGCATGATGAACTGTCCCAATGGCACTATCAAGGTTGTAGCGGCGACCATGGAGGATGGCAATGGCAAAAAGAAGAGGGTGCTTGACAGGCATATCTGGGATTACGGAAGCTGTACCTTCTGTAACCTCTGCGTTATAAACTGCCCGTCGGGCGCTATCATCTTCAACAACGATTTCGAGGGGGCTGTGTACGACAGGAAGAAGCTTGTCCATCAGCTCAATAAGCCCGGATCAAAACTCAGGGAAAAGAAAAAAAAGGAGGCAGTGAATTAAATTATGGCTGAACAAATTATATTTTACTTACTGGCGGCCGTGATAGCTCTGTTTTCGGTACTTGCCGTCACCGCAAAACGGATCATTCGCTCGGCAATATATCTGTTGCTCGTACTACTGGCGACCGCAGGACTCTTTCTGATGATTAACTATCATTTTCTTTTTACCGTTCAGGTGAGCGTATATGCGGGTGGTATTATGATAATGTTTATCATGGCTATCTTCCTTACTCACAGGCCGGGAGAGGATATGAAGCGCAAAGCTGTTGGAAAAATAAATTACCCGGCACTCCTTTCCATCGCAGGAGCGGCCTTTTGCGGGTGCATTATTGTAAATAATGTGTCTAGGGCGTACAATTACTTGAAGGGAGGAGAAATAGGGATGCGGGACCTTGGCCACGCGATGCTGGGAATTGAAAAGTACCAATATCTGCTTCCTTTTGAGGCAATAAGTGTTTTATTGCTTGCCTGTGTGGTGGGTGCCATTATGATTGCAAGAAAAGAGAAAGAGAAAGAGAAAGAGAAAGAGAAATAGAGTATGGGAGAGATTATTTTGAACACGTCGTTGGAAGCGGTACCCTTGCAGGCATTCCTGATTGTAAGCCTGATAATGTTTTTTGCAGGTATCTACGGTTTTTTTACACGTAAGAATATGATAATGATGCTTATCTCGATTGAGCTGATTCTGAATTCCGTTGACATGAATTTTGCGGTTTTCAACCGCTATCTGTATCCCGGGGAGATGGAGGGGCTCTTTTTTGCACTTTTTGCTATTGCTGTGTCGGCCTGCGAAACCGCTGTCGCCATTGCCATCGTAATTAACGTGTACAGGAGATTCGGCAACGCCGAGGTGAATAACATAGAACAAATGAAAGAATAAAGAAAAAATAAAGCTCTACTGTTCTCACGAAAGAGAGAGCCGAATTATTGATTATGGACTATACAATTTTCATTCTGATACTTCCGCTGTTGTCGTTTCTGGCAATCGGACTGTCGGGAACTGCATTAAAACCACGCAATGCCGGAGCGGGCGGCACCGTTGTAGCGGGATTGGTGACGCTGCTCTCATACTATACGGCGTTTGACTATTTCACTACCCAAAATGTAAACGGAGTATGGCAGTCAGTCACACCCTGCAATTTCACCTGGCTTAATGTGGGTGAGAAGCTGCATATCGATCTGGGCATCATGCTTGATCAGGTTTCTGTGATGATGCTGGTGGTGATATCCACCGTCTCGCTGATGGTGCATATCTACAGCTTAGGATATATGAAAGGAGAGAGAGGGTTCGGGCGTTATTACGCATTCCTCTCCCTTTTTACCTTTTCCATGATAGGGTTAGTGGTAGCAACCAATATTTTTCAGATGTATATCTTCTGGGAGCTGGTGGGTGTCTCCTCTTACCTGCTCATCGGTTTTTATTACAGTAAGCCATCAGCGGTGGCTGCAGCCAAGAAAGCATTTATCGTGACCCGTTTTGCCGATATGTTTTTTCTGATCGGCATACTGGTGCTTTCATACTATACGCAGACTTTCGATTTCGGAGTGCTGATACCGGGAGATGCTTCTCTCTTTGGTCCTGCCCTTGGAACAACCTTTATGGGCGTGTCGGCAATGAGCTGGGCTATGGCGTTGATTTTTATTGGTGGTGCCGGTAAGTCGGCAATGTTCCCTCTGCATATATGGCTGCCCGATGCCATGGAAGGACCTACCCCCGTATCGGCGCTCATTCACGCTGCCACCATGGTTGTGGCGGGAGTCTATCTGGTTGCTCGCCTGTTCCCGGTCTATGTTGGCTTCACTCCTGAGGTGCTGCATGGTATTGCATATGTGGGTGCATTTACGGCTATGTTTGCCGCTGTTATAGCGATAGCGCAAACCGATATAAAACGTGTGCTGGCTTTCTCCACCATCTCCCAGATAGGGTTTATGATGGTTGCGTTGGGAGTAAGCACAGGTATGGGGCTTAGTGAGCATGAACACGGGGGGGTGGGGTATATGGCTTCCATGTTTCACCTGTTTACACATGCAATGTTCAAGGCGCTTTTGTTCCTTGGCGCGGGTTCGGTAATACATGCCGTTCATAGTAATGAGATGAAGGATATGGGGGGCTTGCGCAGGTATATGCCAGTCACGCATATCACCTTTTTAATTGCCTGTCTGTCGATAGCAGGTATTCCGCCTTTCTCAGGGTTTATGAGCAAAGATGAAGTAATTACCGCCGCCTATGGGTTTAGCACGGGAATGGGTGTATGGATGACCGTGATAGCGGGACTGACTGCTTTTTACATGTTCCGGCTCTATTACAGTATATTCTGGCGCAAGGAGTATAAAGTACGCGATGGTCGAAGGCCTCACGAGAGTCCCCGTTCGATGACTATCCCGCTTCTGTTCCTGGCTCTGTTGACCGTCGCCGGTGGCTTTATCCCTTTCGGGAAATTTGTTACGGCCGATGGTACACAATACATAATCCGTCTGAACGTGACAGTAGCTGCTATCAGTGTCTCCGTGGCACTGACAGGAATAGGGGTGGCTGCATACCTCTACAGGAGAGATAACGCATATCCGGCACATTTGGCTAAAGGCTTTGGAAAGCTTTACAGGGCTGCATCAAACAGATTTTATATAGACGAACTATATCTGTTTATCACGAAGAAAATTATATTCAACGGCATATCGCGTTCGTTTGCATGGTTCGACCGCCATGTGATAGATGGGGCTGTAAATGGACTGGGGAGGGCCACCCTTCGCACCTCGCAGGCTATAAGAGGGTTACAGTCTGGGAGCGTGCAGTGGTACGCGTGGGTGTTTCTGCTGGCTACTCTTCTTATTACGTTGTTGGCAATATGGTAGCCGTGCGACCCAAATGAGCCTGCACTGTTGAAATTACTATAACAGACAATATTACTATAACAGACAATATTTATATGACAAACAGTACCTCCTTGTTGCAATACATCTCACCCTTTGTGAGGACGGAGGTTTATAATTGATGATATGAGCTTTTTATCGATATTTGTAATTATCCCGCTGCTGATGATACTAGCACTGATTGCAGCACGAAACCGCAGGCAGGTGCTGGGAGTAATGGTGGCGGGCAGCGTGGCGTTGGTGGTGTCATCGGCTTATCTGACGGTACGCTACCTTATTGCCAGGAATGGCGGCGAATCGGGACCAATGCTGTTTACTTCATCGTTGATGTGGTACAAACCTCTGAACATCGCTTTTTCGCTTGGTGTGGATGGCGTGTCGGTGGCGATGATCTGCCTTTCCTCGATAATTGTTCTCACCGGTACCTTTACATCGTGGAAGATTGAGCCGCTTACCAAAGAGTATTTTCTGTGGTATTGCCTCCTTTCGACGGGTGTCTTCGGGTTCTTTATCACTACCGGCCTATTTACCATGTTTATGTTTTATGAGATGGCGCTTATACCGATGTACCTGCTTATCGGTATCTGGGGAAGTGGCAAGAAAGAGTACTCTGCCATGAAGCTTACGCTGATGCTGATGGGCGCTTCGGCCTTCCTGCTCGTGGGAATTCTGGGGATCTATTTCAGTGCAGGTGCCGTAAGTATGAATATTACCGACATTGTAAACATTCATATTCCGTTAGATAAACAGCTTCTATTCTTTACGCTTACGTTTTTCGGGTTCGGCGTCCTTGGTGCATTGTTCCCGTTTCATACATGGTCGCC
Protein-coding sequences here:
- the nuoK gene encoding NADH-quinone oxidoreductase subunit NuoK, producing the protein MGEIILNTSLEAVPLQAFLIVSLIMFFAGIYGFFTRKNMIMMLISIELILNSVDMNFAVFNRYLYPGEMEGLFFALFAIAVSACETAVAIAIVINVYRRFGNAEVNNIEQMKE
- a CDS encoding NADH-quinone oxidoreductase subunit J family protein; its protein translation is MAEQIIFYLLAAVIALFSVLAVTAKRIIRSAIYLLLVLLATAGLFLMINYHFLFTVQVSVYAGGIMIMFIMAIFLTHRPGEDMKRKAVGKINYPALLSIAGAAFCGCIIVNNVSRAYNYLKGGEIGMRDLGHAMLGIEKYQYLLPFEAISVLLLACVVGAIMIARKEKEKEKEKEK
- the nuoL gene encoding NADH-quinone oxidoreductase subunit L, whose protein sequence is MDYTIFILILPLLSFLAIGLSGTALKPRNAGAGGTVVAGLVTLLSYYTAFDYFTTQNVNGVWQSVTPCNFTWLNVGEKLHIDLGIMLDQVSVMMLVVISTVSLMVHIYSLGYMKGERGFGRYYAFLSLFTFSMIGLVVATNIFQMYIFWELVGVSSYLLIGFYYSKPSAVAAAKKAFIVTRFADMFFLIGILVLSYYTQTFDFGVLIPGDASLFGPALGTTFMGVSAMSWAMALIFIGGAGKSAMFPLHIWLPDAMEGPTPVSALIHAATMVVAGVYLVARLFPVYVGFTPEVLHGIAYVGAFTAMFAAVIAIAQTDIKRVLAFSTISQIGFMMVALGVSTGMGLSEHEHGGVGYMASMFHLFTHAMFKALLFLGAGSVIHAVHSNEMKDMGGLRRYMPVTHITFLIACLSIAGIPPFSGFMSKDEVITAAYGFSTGMGVWMTVIAGLTAFYMFRLYYSIFWRKEYKVRDGRRPHESPRSMTIPLLFLALLTVAGGFIPFGKFVTADGTQYIIRLNVTVAAISVSVALTGIGVAAYLYRRDNAYPAHLAKGFGKLYRAASNRFYIDELYLFITKKIIFNGISRSFAWFDRHVIDGAVNGLGRATLRTSQAIRGLQSGSVQWYAWVFLLATLLITLLAIW
- a CDS encoding 4Fe-4S binding protein, whose amino-acid sequence is MNKLTKYITGIFTAARSLLGGLGVTWKEFWRKKVTMEYPENRERLVISGRWRAELVMPHDENNEHACTACGICMMNCPNGTIKVVAATMEDGNGKKKRVLDRHIWDYGSCTFCNLCVINCPSGAIIFNNDFEGAVYDRKKLVHQLNKPGSKLREKKKKEAVN